The genomic DNA AAATACTACACTTATAAAGCAGGCCAAGGAAGAACGAACAACATTATTAGCCATTTTAGAACAAAAAAAGAAGTATAGCGAGCAACTGACGAAAAGTGAAGAGCTAATAAATAAGAAAAATTATGCAGAAGCGAAAGAGACATTAAATAAGCTAGTTTCAGAAACAAAAGATAACAAGGACCTTGAAGAATATAATAAAAAGGCTGTAGGATTAATCACTAAAATTGGTGAAGAAGAAAAAAATGCAAAGAATGTAACGGCAGCAGCAAAGGCGCAAAAAACTGATGCAGTAACGAGTCAAAAGGTAGCGACAGAAAAGAACCAAAAAGCAGAGCCAGAAAAAAATCAGAAGGCAGTAACAGAAAAGAACCAAAAAGCAGAGCCAGAAAAGAATCAGAAGGTAACAACAGAAAAGAATCCAAAAACAGAGCCAGAAAAGAATCAGAAGGTAGTAACAGAAAAGAACCAAAAAGTAGAGACAGGAAAGAATCAAGATGCATTTACTTTTGAGAAAGCTACAGCATATATCAAAAATGAATATAAAGAAGACTATGATTACACGCTAGAGAATACGCAAGTAGAGAATGGAAAGAAATATTATCAAATTAGAGTGCGTACAACATATAAAATAGAAGGTGCAGCTGGATCAGGGTTTACTGGTGTATTCAAAGTATTTGAAGATGGTACAATTATTGAAATGCACTAAATTGATGAAAAGAATACGATACAAAACAGTAATAAAAATAGAGAGAATAAAAAGGTATCCTTCAAGTATGAGGATACCTTTTTCCATTTTAAATCGTTCTTTTTGACTAATCTTTAATAATCAATCCCAATAAAGATGCAAACTGAATAGCTTGGTGTGGTGATACTTTACATCCTCTTAGGTTGTTCACTGAAACCGTAAGTGTATCAAAAGTAGAAGAACTAATATCTATTCCTTTCAGTGATGTTTGATCAAAATTTGCTTCGTCAAGGCTGCATGAATCAAATTCAATTTTCTTTAGCTTACAGTCAAAAAAGTCTGCATTATTTAATGAAGTTTCATTAAATATAATCTTTTCTAGTTTAGAATTTCCAAATGAAGCTAAATTCAAAATTGAATTTTCAAATTCAACATTCCCTAAGCTAGATTCTGTAAAATTAACTCCAATTAATTT from Bacillus basilensis includes the following:
- a CDS encoding pentapeptide repeat-containing protein, which codes for MKIDRPKISPELSLKSFHDIFYEEDSTLEMCEIIDSTFENESVDRVRLYSAVIKNCKFTNTDLSNIDITDVCFENCDLSNVNLSNSSVHRVEFKNSKLIGVNFTESSLGNVEFENSILNLASFGNSKLEKIIFNETSLNNADFFDCKLKKIEFDSCSLDEANFDQTSLKGIDISSSTFDTLTVSVNNLRGCKVSPHQAIQFASLLGLIIKD